The Lycium ferocissimum isolate CSIRO_LF1 chromosome 10, AGI_CSIRO_Lferr_CH_V1, whole genome shotgun sequence genome window below encodes:
- the LOC132034820 gene encoding uncharacterized protein LOC132034820: MVDATKLHPATIIANIKSCIPIILDYEGSQYNNWATLFKLHCRANLVIDHILPPASLTVPPPAPGADKLATKAIWERLDDIDNKSVKALAFDAKFTKVRALALDAKFTNTKLVDFSNVKAYCTRLKVLADNLANVGQTVFDKRLVLRLLRGSSVEYKTFRTTVQHCTPLPSFDVVRSMLELEEDSHAEDAIHDSGSNAALVSHNVNPQNFSDNGQPNNSENTFNSRGNSHNHGKKNNRGRRATATAAVAAEMDKSSWRGRRAQPPTASRRR, from the exons ATGGTTGACGCCACTAAGTTGCATCCTGCGACTATCATCGCCAACATAAAATCATGCATTCCTATTATACTTGACTATGAAGGGAGCCAATACAATAACTGGGCGACCCTATTCAAGCTCCATTGTCGTGCCAATTTGGTGATTGACCACATCCTACCTCCTGCTTCCCTTACCGTGCCACCACCGGCACCTGGAGCTGATAAACTTGCTACTAAGGCCATATGGGAACGGCTAGACGATATT GACAACAAATCAGTTAAGGCTCTTGCTTTTGATGCAAAATTCACCAAGGTTAGGGCTCTTGCTCTTGATGCGAAATTCACCAACACCAAATTGGTGGATTTTTCGAATGTGAAAGCATATTGCACCAGGCTGAAAGTTCTTGCAGACAATCTCGCCAACGTCGGTCAAACAGTTTTCGACAAACGACTTGTGCTTCGCCTTCTGCGAGGATCATCGGTGGAATACAAAACTTTTCGAACAACGGTGCAGCACTGTACTCCCCTCCCATCTTTTGACGTTGTCCGGTCGATGCTAGAACTTGAGGAAGATAGCCATGCTGAGGATGCCATTCATGACTCCGGCTCGAATGCTGCTCTTGTTTCCCACAATGTTAATCCTCAGAATTTCTCCGATAATGGACAACCCAATAATTCTGAAAATACCTTTAACAGTCGAGGAAATTCGCATAATCATGGAAAGAAGAACAACCGCGGTCGCCGGGCGACCGCGACAGCTGCGGTGGCGGCCGAAATGGACAAAAGCAGCTGGCGGGGGCGACGGGCACAACCACCAACCGCGTCGCGGCGGCGTTAG